The following are encoded together in the Paludisphaera mucosa genome:
- a CDS encoding ice-binding family protein encodes MASILGAAQTFAVLGGSTVTNTGPSAIVGDLGVSPGTAVTGFPPGVVTGGAIHSNDATAVQAQADAATAYALIAGEPVLPANILTGQDLGGQTLSPGVYFFATSAPLTGTLTLDAGGDPNARFDFRIGTTFITGTGAAVNLINGAQADNVYFQVGTSATLGTGTAFAGNILADQSISVTTGASIQGRALAINGAVTLDTNSVTAVQADLAVAKTLVPGPVVAGSTISYTVTVSNIGPGNAADVVLTDQVPLGTTFVSAVQTSGAAFALTTPAVGGTGLISGSLDLLPSENSAVFTVTVLIAPSLADGALVVNTASGSTTTTDPNPENDSQTVIVAVSAVADLAVTKTVSSSPVVAGSAIAYTITVANVGPSDAQGISLADLVPAGTTFLSAVQTAGPTFALTTPAVGGTGAISGTLASFASGASAVFTVTVLASPSLADGALVTNTATGTTTTTDPNPENDSQTVIVAVSAVADLAVTKTVSSSPVVAGSAIAYTITVANVGPSDAQGISLADLVPAGTTFLSAVQTAGPTFALTTPAVGGTGAIGGTLATLAAGASASFTVSLLILPSTGNGTFVVNTASASTTTTDPVPANNSQTVNALVAAVADLAVTKTVSSSPVVAGRAIAYTVTVSNVGPSDSVGVALADLVPAGTSFLAVVQTAGPTFTFSTPAVGGTGSISGTLASLAAGASASFTVTLLILPSTGNGALVTNTASVTAATTDSVPANNSQSASAAVAAQADVAVTKTVSSSTVVAGRAISYTVTVSNVGPSDAQGVTLADLVPAGTTFLSAVQTAGPTFALTTPAVGGTGSIGGTLASLASGASAVFTVTVMIAPSFPGGTQVVNTASASTITTDLNPANDSQTAAAIVAALPITPVSPVVVALQRFGIHAQATTLVIGFSTPLDPVGAQDPANYRISLLGGPGQAGHRGMVINVTQVDYDPIAQTVTLHLAQRLNIHYLYQLTILGAAPDGVAGLDGGPLAGAGSPGTDYVAVISMKTLAGRAPATARVTSTPTARLPRVASVLSTRSIVPSTVAARQTATQPRAGLSLRAGLSARFPSYMAGTMTSAN; translated from the coding sequence ATGGCGTCCATCCTGGGCGCGGCGCAGACCTTCGCGGTGCTCGGCGGCTCGACGGTGACCAACACGGGCCCGTCGGCGATCGTCGGCGACCTCGGCGTGAGCCCGGGCACGGCCGTCACCGGCTTCCCCCCGGGCGTGGTCACCGGCGGCGCGATCCACTCCAACGACGCCACGGCGGTCCAGGCCCAGGCGGACGCCGCGACGGCCTACGCCCTGATCGCGGGCGAGCCGGTCTTGCCCGCGAACATCCTGACCGGCCAGGACCTCGGCGGGCAGACGCTCTCTCCGGGCGTCTACTTCTTCGCGACGTCGGCCCCCTTGACCGGTACGCTTACGCTCGACGCCGGGGGCGACCCCAACGCCCGTTTCGATTTCCGGATCGGGACGACGTTCATCACCGGGACCGGTGCGGCCGTCAACCTCATCAACGGCGCCCAGGCCGACAACGTCTACTTCCAGGTCGGCACTTCGGCCACGTTGGGGACGGGCACGGCCTTCGCGGGCAACATCCTCGCCGACCAGAGCATTTCGGTGACCACCGGCGCGAGCATCCAGGGGCGGGCGCTGGCGATCAACGGCGCGGTGACGCTGGATACCAACTCCGTCACCGCGGTGCAGGCCGACCTCGCGGTCGCCAAGACGTTAGTCCCCGGCCCGGTCGTCGCGGGCTCGACGATCTCCTACACGGTGACGGTCTCCAACATCGGCCCCGGCAACGCCGCCGACGTCGTCCTCACCGACCAGGTCCCCCTCGGCACCACGTTCGTCTCCGCCGTCCAGACCTCGGGAGCGGCCTTCGCGCTCACGACGCCCGCCGTCGGCGGCACGGGCCTGATCTCCGGCTCGCTCGACCTGCTCCCCTCCGAAAATTCGGCCGTCTTCACCGTGACGGTCCTGATCGCGCCGTCGCTCGCCGACGGCGCCCTGGTGGTCAACACCGCCTCCGGGTCGACGACGACCACCGACCCCAACCCGGAAAACGACTCGCAGACCGTGATCGTCGCCGTCTCCGCCGTGGCCGACCTCGCGGTGACCAAGACGGTCTCGTCGAGCCCGGTCGTGGCCGGCTCGGCGATCGCCTACACGATCACCGTCGCCAACGTCGGCCCCAGCGACGCGCAGGGCATCTCGCTCGCCGACCTCGTCCCGGCGGGCACGACGTTCCTCTCGGCGGTGCAGACGGCCGGTCCGACGTTCGCCCTGACCACGCCCGCCGTCGGCGGCACGGGCGCGATCTCCGGCACCCTGGCCTCGTTCGCCTCCGGCGCGTCGGCCGTCTTCACCGTGACGGTCCTGGCCTCGCCGTCGCTCGCCGACGGCGCCCTGGTGACCAACACCGCCACCGGGACGACGACGACCACCGACCCCAACCCGGAAAACGACTCGCAGACCGTGATCGTCGCCGTCTCCGCCGTGGCCGACCTCGCGGTGACCAAGACGGTCTCGTCGAGCCCGGTCGTGGCCGGCTCGGCGATCGCCTACACGATCACCGTCGCCAACGTCGGCCCCAGCGACGCGCAGGGCATCTCGCTCGCCGACCTCGTCCCGGCGGGCACGACGTTCCTCTCGGCGGTGCAGACGGCCGGTCCGACGTTCGCCCTGACCACGCCCGCCGTCGGCGGCACGGGCGCGATCGGCGGGACCCTGGCCACGCTCGCCGCGGGCGCCTCGGCCAGCTTCACGGTCTCCCTGCTGATCCTGCCCTCCACCGGCAACGGCACGTTCGTGGTCAACACGGCGTCCGCGTCGACGACCACCACCGACCCCGTCCCCGCCAACAATTCGCAGACCGTGAACGCCCTCGTCGCGGCCGTCGCCGACCTGGCGGTCACCAAGACGGTCTCGTCCAGCCCCGTCGTGGCGGGCCGGGCGATCGCCTACACGGTGACCGTGTCCAACGTCGGCCCCAGCGATTCCGTCGGCGTGGCGCTGGCCGACCTGGTCCCCGCCGGCACGTCGTTCCTGGCCGTCGTCCAGACGGCGGGCCCGACGTTCACGTTCTCGACGCCGGCCGTCGGCGGGACGGGCTCGATCTCCGGCACCCTGGCCTCGCTCGCGGCGGGCGCCTCGGCGAGTTTCACGGTCACCCTGCTGATCCTGCCATCCACCGGCAACGGCGCCCTGGTGACCAACACCGCGTCGGTCACGGCCGCGACGACCGACTCCGTCCCCGCCAACAATTCCCAGAGCGCCAGCGCCGCCGTCGCCGCCCAGGCCGACGTCGCGGTGACCAAAACGGTCTCGTCGAGCACGGTCGTGGCGGGCCGGGCGATCTCCTACACGGTGACCGTCTCCAACGTCGGCCCCAGCGACGCGCAGGGCGTGACGCTCGCCGACCTGGTCCCGGCGGGCACGACGTTCCTCTCGGCCGTGCAGACGGCCGGTCCGACGTTCGCCCTGACCACGCCCGCCGTCGGCGGCACGGGCTCGATCGGCGGGACCCTGGCCTCGCTCGCCTCCGGCGCGTCGGCCGTCTTCACCGTGACGGTCATGATCGCCCCCTCGTTCCCCGGCGGGACCCAGGTGGTCAACACGGCGTCCGCGTCGACGATCACCACCGACCTCAATCCGGCCAACGACTCGCAGACCGCCGCCGCGATCGTCGCAGCCTTGCCGATCACGCCGGTGTCCCCCGTGGTCGTAGCCCTGCAGCGGTTCGGGATCCACGCCCAGGCGACGACCCTGGTGATCGGCTTCAGCACGCCGCTCGACCCGGTCGGGGCCCAGGACCCGGCTAACTATCGGATCAGCCTGCTGGGAGGGCCGGGACAGGCCGGCCACCGGGGAATGGTCATCAACGTGACCCAGGTCGACTATGATCCGATCGCGCAGACCGTCACGCTGCACCTGGCTCAGCGCCTGAACATCCACTACCTCTACCAGCTCACGATCCTGGGCGCAGCACCCGACGGCGTCGCGGGCCTCGACGGCGGCCCGCTCGCCGGGGCCGGCAGCCCCGGCACGGATTACGTCGCCGTGATCTCCATGAAGACCCTGGCGGGACGGGCCCCCGCGACGGCCCGGGTCACGTCCACCCCGACGGCTCGCCTGCCCCGGGTGGCGAGCGTCCTGTCGACCCGATCGATCGTTCCGTCGACCGTCGCGGCGCGGCAGACGGCAACCCAGCCTCGCGCCGGACTGTCGTTGCGAGCGGGCCTGTCCGCTCGTTTCCCGTCCTACATGGCCGGGACGATGACCTCCGCCAACTGA